AGAACTAAATCACAATCAAAAATTGCTTTTTGAAGATCATCAAAAACCTTGCAATGTTTAATAAATTTTTGACCTTTAAGAGCCATTTTTTTTGCTTCTAAAGAAAATATGTCGCATTTGGGAGAAACAATTCTTAATTCATCAACTTCAAAATTACTGCATAATCTAGCAACGCTACCTACATTTAAAGGGCCATTTGGTTCAACTAAAATTACCTTTAAATTAGAAAAATTTTTTCCCAAAATCATTCAAGGCTATGAAGATATTTTAATAAATTGGACATATTTACAGGATCAATTTCAAAACTTGGCATAGGTGGAGTCAGGCCTCCAGTAACTTGTTTAATTATCTCTTTATCATTCAAACGTTGAGTTATTGAGTGTAAGTCTGGACCCACTAATCCTCTTGCTGTAATTCCATGACATCCAACACAATTTATCTTAAAAAGAGCATCTCCCTCCTCAGCAGAGCCATTAAGCTCAAGAGTTTCAATAATATATTTGTTATTTTCATGATGATTTACGAAAAATATTGATAAAGAAATTAATAAAACTCCAAATAAAAGAAAAAAAATTTTTAAGAATTCTCTTTTAAAGTCCCTTTCTGCTGCAGTTGATGAAGATGTTGACACAAAAAATAGTCTCTATGTAACAATTGTGAGTGAGAAATTCAAAAAAGGCAAAAAAATGATCGAGCCTCTTCTATGTGGAATTGTTTTAGGTTTAGTTCCAATAACTCTTCTTGGATTATTCGTAAGTGCATGGAATCAATACAGAAGAGGTTCAGGGATGCTGGACATTGATTAAAAATGTTAATCTTGACTGCCCATAATTTCTTACATCTATAGTTTCCCACAAAGTACTTTTTTTAATAAATAAATTTGGAGAATGTTCACAAATAACTGTTGAATCTTTCTTTAAAAGATTACAATTAAACAACTGATTTAAAACTAATTCATGGAAATCTACATCGTATGGAGGATCTAGATATACAAAATCAAATTTTAATTTGTTTAAATCCATATTTCTAGATGATAAGTTTCTCTCATAATCAGGTTTAGTCCATTTCAAAACGTCTTTACAAATAACTTCGATATCATTTCTCCTATTCTCTGTATTCTCCAACGAGAATAAGTTTTTTAAGCAAATTTTTGAGTTGATTTTGTTTTTTTCAATTGCAATTATTTTTCTTGCCCCGTGATTATAGGCTTCACAAGATATAGCACCTGTTCCACTAAATAAATCTAACCAGTTACTATTTTCAACTCTTTTATTCAATATATTAAATATGGCCTCTCTCACTCTCAAAGTTGTAGGTCTGGTATAAGAATTATTTGGACTTTGGAGTTTTTTACCGCCTATTAATCTTAAGTTAGTTTTCATCCCTAAGAATCTCTTATTGAATATTACTCAGCCATCTTCTCAAAAGTTTTTCACCGGTTTTTCCAGATTTTTCCGGATGAAATTGACAGGCTAGTAAATTATCATTCTCAATCATTGCAGTTAATTTTTCAGAGCCATAATCAACCTGAGCTGCAATAATATTTGAGTCATCTGGGATTGCATGATAGGAATGTACAAAATAGACCCAATTATTTAATTCTTCAATCCCAAATAAAGTATTTTTTTTTGTAGGTAAAAGTTGGCACCAACCCATGTGTGGGATTCTTTGGTTAACAATATTTGGTATTTTTTGTATTTTTCCTTTTAAAATTCCCAGGCCTTTAACTTTTCCTTCATCACTAGATTCAAAAAGGAGTTGGAGTCCTAAGCATATCCCAAAAAAGGATTTCCCACTTTTAATCCATTTTTTCAAATCAGTTATCAAATCAGTATTTATGAGATTATTCATCGCTGGATCAAATGATCCAACCCCAGGAAGTATTATCGCCTTACAAAACTTGGAATCATTAAAGTTTTTAATTAATATAATTTCTTCTCCAAGACTTTCTAGAGATTTTGTAACAGAATGAATATTACCCATTCCATAGTCTATTAGTCCAATTTTATGCAAAGCTTTTAAATTTATAAATGCTTAGTTAAAGTGCTCGAAAGAGTTGCTTTTGGCACAGCACCAACAACGGTATCAACCTTTTGACCTCCTTTAAAGATCATTAATGTAGGAATACTTCTAATTCCGTATTGACTGGCTACATTTGGATTCTCATCTGTGTTTAATTTAAAAACTTTAATTTTCCCTTCAAAGTCTTTTGAGATTTCTTCTACAACTGGAGCGACCATCCTACATGGACCGCACCATGGTGCCCAAAAATCAACCAATACTGGTAGATCACTTTGCAGTACATCCTTGTCAAATGAAGAATCAGTTACGGCTGGAGCTGATGACATAATTTAAGTATTCCTTTTTTGAAAATTTAGCAGGCAAATCTTTTAAGTGATGATTTCATTACAGATTAAATAATATAAGTAACAAAATATCTAAAAAAGCCCGATTAATCGGGCGATTTAGTGTGTGAGGAGTATGGGGTTTCCCCCATCATTTCATAATAACTCCTAATTAGAAAATTTTTCAAATTAATACTTAATTCACTAAGTATTTATAATTTTGCTCTTAGTGAACTACTTACCCATCCCAAGCTGCTGAGCTTTTTGATAAACCTTACCTTCTGTAAGAAGCGATGGTGCGATAACTATTTCAACTTCTTGCATTTCTTTAATATTTTTTGCTCCAAGAGTACTCATTGAGGTTCTAATGGCTCCTAATAGGTTATGTGTCCCATCATCAAGTAATGCAGGGCCTTTAATTATTCTTTCTAAGGATCCTGTAGAACCAACTTCAATTCTTGTGCCCCTTGGCAGTACTGGACTTGGAGTAGCCATCCCCCAGTGAAATCCCTTACCTGGCGCGTTTGAGGATTTAGCTATAGGGGATCCAATCATGACAGCATCTGCACCACATGCTAAACATTTACAGATATCTCCGCCAGTAACAATTCCTCCATCACCAATAATGGGAATATAACGACCACTTTCTTTAAAGTAATCATTTCTTGCCGCACTACAATCAGCAATTGCAGTTGCTTGAGGTATTCCAATTCCCAATACTCCTCTTGATGTACATGCCGCTCCAGGTCCTATCCCAACCATCAGTCCTGCAACTCCAGCATCCATGAGAAGTTTTGCAACTTCGTAAGTAACACAATTACCCGCTATAACTGGGACATTCAAAGATTGACATAGATCTTTAATATTTAAGGTTTCCTTACCTTCCATACCAAGATGTTCAGTGGAAACAACTGTTCCTTGAAGAAAAAATAAATCTATTTTGGCATTATTAAGTGTTTCTTTAAACTTTATGGCAGCTTGAGGAGTCCCACTAAAAGCTGCTATACCTCCTCTTTCTTTTACCTCATTTATTCTTTGCACAATCAATCCCTCCTTGACCGGTTCACTGTATATTTTCTGCATTAATGGAACAAAATCATTCTTCCCGACTGATGCTATTTGATTCAATATTTTATCTGGGTTTTCATATCGTGTTTGTATGCCCTCCATATTAATAACCCCTAGAGAACCTAATTTTGTGAGCTCTACAGCAGTATTGACATCGACAACACTATCCATCGCACTTGCTACGATCGGAACTTCTCTTTTGAAATTACCTATTGACCAAGAAGGATCAGTCAAATCGTAATCAAGTGTTCTATTACCAGGGACTAAAGCTATTTCATCGATGCCATAAGCCCGTCTGACTTTTTTATTTAAACCAAGTTCAATATTCACGGAAATTTTCTTTTATTCTGATTAAATTAACAACTAAAGGGGTAATAAGCCAAGGTTTATTTAAAAACAACAGGTTTTATTTTGATTTGTGTGTAAATGTGAGTATTTAGGAATTAAATTAATCTTTTTTTTTATTCATTATGACAATCAGCGATTATTATTAAAAAAAGGATTTTTGTATGTCTGATATTCCAGATTCCGATAACCCAGGATTAAACGAAGATAACGACCGAATTATTCAGACTGACCTAAGAAATGAGATGTCTCGTTCATACCTTGAGTATGCAATGAGCGTAATAGTTGGTCGTGCTCTTCCAGATGCAAGAGATGGATTAAAACCTGTTCATAGAAGAATTCTTTATGCAATGTATGAACTTGGTTTGACTAGCGGTAGACCATACAGAAAATGTGCAAGAGTTGTAGGAGAAGTACTTGGTAAATACCATCCTCATGGCGATACTGCTGTTTATGATGCATTGGTTAGGATGGCTCAGGATTTCTCTATGAGGATGCCACTCATAGATGGCCATGGAAACTTTGGTTCTGTTGATAACGACCCTCCAGCAGCAATGAGATATACAGAATCTCGTTTAAAGTCTTTGACGGATGAAAGTTTATTAGAGGATATTGAATCTGAAACTGTAGATTTCGCCGATAATTTTGACGGTTCTCAGCAAGAGCCAACAGTTTTACCTGCTAGGATCCCTCAACTACTTCTTAATGGATCATCTGGAATAGCAGTAGGAATGGCAACTAATATTCCACCTCATAACTTAGGAGAATTAATTAATGGTCTAAAATCAATAATCAAAAACCCTTCAATTGAAGATAGTGAACTTTTTGAAATAATTAAGGGTCCTGATTTTCCCACAGGGGGTCAAATCTTAGGCAGAGAGGGTATAAAAGAAACTTTCAAAACAGGAAGAGGGTCAATAACCATGAGAGGGGTAGCAAATATTGACCAAATTAAATCCATTGGTAGAGCAGAGAAAGATGCAGTAATAATTACAGAGCTTCCATTTCAAACCAATAAAGCGGCATTGATAGAAAGAATTGCTGACTTGGTTAATGAAAAAAAATTAGAAGGTATTTCTGATATTAGAGATGAAAGTGATCGAGATGGGATGAGAATAGTTATTGAACTAAAAAGAGATGCCTACCCACAAGTAGTTTTAAATAATTTATTTAAGTTAACACCTCTTCAAAATAACTTTAGTGCAAATATCCTTGCTTTAGTAAAAGGAGAGCCCACAACACTTTCACTCAGGAAAATGTTAGACGTTTTTCTAGATTTTAGGGTGGAGACAATAAGGCGAAGAACAGCATTTTTATTAAAAAAGGCAGAAGAAAGAGATCATATTGTAAAGGGTCTTTTATTGGCCTTAGATGCTATGGATGAAATTATAAATCTAATAAGATCAGCGAAAGATTCAATATCAGCTCGAGAAAAACTACAAAACGACCATAAATTATCTTCCATACAGGCAGATGCAATTCTACAAATGCAGTTAAGAAGATTGACAGCACTTGAAGCAGATAAAATCAAAGGGGAACATAATGAGTTAACCCGAAAAATCAACCTTTATCAGCAAATATTAAATAGTAAAGAAAGAATTTTTGAAATTATTCTTGAAGAACTTAATAAAATCGATGAAAGGTTCTCTTCTCCTAGGAAAACAGAAATATTAGATTTAGGCGGCGGATTAGATGATATTGATCTCATAGCTAATGACAGATCCGTAGTTCTATTAACTGAAGCAGGTTATTTAAAAAGAATGCCTGTTAATGATTTTGAATCTACCAGTCGTGGTTCAAGGGGTAAAGCTGGCACAAAAACCAAAGAAGATGATGACGTGAAATTATTTATAAGCTGTAACGATCATGATACTCTTTTGCTTTTCAGTGATAGAGGAGTAGCTTATGCTCTCCCAGCATATAGGGTTCCTATGAGTAGCAGAACAGCAAAAGGGACTCCATCAGTGCAACTTCTCCCAATTCCAAGAGAAGAAAAAATAACTTCACTAGTTGCTGTGGATTCTTTTGTTAATGATCGTTATTTATTAATGCTAACCAAAGCTGGCTTTATAAAAAGAACTGCACTTTCTGCTTTCTCAAAAATACGCTCGAATGGACTAATAGCAATAAATCTTGAGGACGGAGATGCCCTAACCTGGGTCAGATTATCAAAAGAAGGTGATAGTGTTTTAATTGGATCTAAAACAGGAATGGCGATTCATTTCAGACTAGATTGCAATGAATTAAGACCACTTGGTAGAACAGCAAGAGGGGTTAAATCAATGAACTTGAGAGAAGGAGACAATCTAGTTTCTATGGATGTTTTAACATCTAATTTGGTTGATCAATTGGCTAAAATAGAGGATCTCACAGAAGATCTTGATGATAATGTTGAGGAAAACTCTTCAGATGGTCCATGGGTATTAATAGCTAGTGCATTTGGACTAGGAAAGAGAGTACCTGTAGCTCAGTTTAGATTACAAAAAAGAGCAGGCATGGGTTTGAGAGCAATAAAATTTAGAATTAACGATGATCAGCTAGTTTGCTTGAAGGTCCTTGGCCAGGGAGAAGAATTACTACTTGTGACCGAAAAAGGTGTAATAGTAAGAACAAACGCCGATAAAATCTCTCAGCAATCCAGGGCAGCTACAGGAGTAAAATTACAAAGATTAGATGAGGGTGATCATTTATCTGAAGTGGTATTGGTACCTCGTGAACAAATAGAGGAAAAAGACCAAAACAGCTCAATTGAACAAAATTAAAAGCTTTATGGTTAGCTAAATAATATGGAAATACTTGATATTTTAATTTTAGGTTCAGGTCCTGCAGCATTATGTTTAGCTTCAGAATTAGCCAAGCAGGATCTAAATATTAAGGGAATATCAACAAAATCTCCAAATGAAAAATGGGAGAATACATATGGTATCTGGGCATCTGAATTAGAAGAATTAGGGTTAGAATCCTTGTTATCTCACCGATGGTGTAAAACAGTTAGTTTTTTTGGAGATGGGGAAAATAAAAAAGGGGATACTCCTACAAAACACAACTACGATTATGGTTTAATAAATCAAGAAGCCTTTCAAAATGAGCTTTTAAAACAATGTAAAGGGATTGAATGGTTGAATGAGACAGCAAAAGACATTAAAGAAAAAAATAAACTATCAGAGGTAATTTGTTTTTCAGGTCTCAAAATAACGGCGAGATTAGTTATTGACGCAAGTGGTCATAAAAGTAATTTTGTAAAAAGACCAGTTCAAAATGAAATCGCTCAACAAGCTGCTTACGGAATTGTAGGTAAATTTACATCGCCACCTGTTAATAAAGAGCAATTTGTTCTAATGGATTTTCGTCCAAATCATTTAAACAATGAAGAAAAGTTATCATCTCCCTCCTTTCTTTATGCAATGGATCTTGGCAACGAGACTTTTTTTGTTGAAGAAACTTCATTAGCTAGTTATCCTGCATTATCCCAAGAAAATCTTAAAAAAAGACTTTATAG
This window of the Prochlorococcus marinus XMU1410 genome carries:
- a CDS encoding cytochrome c, which gives rise to MSTSSSTAAERDFKREFLKIFFLLFGVLLISLSIFFVNHHENNKYIIETLELNGSAEEGDALFKINCVGCHGITARGLVGPDLHSITQRLNDKEIIKQVTGGLTPPMPSFEIDPVNMSNLLKYLHSLE
- the petG gene encoding cytochrome b6-f complex subunit V; this translates as MIEPLLCGIVLGLVPITLLGLFVSAWNQYRRGSGMLDID
- the rsmD gene encoding 16S rRNA (guanine(966)-N(2))-methyltransferase RsmD, producing the protein MKTNLRLIGGKKLQSPNNSYTRPTTLRVREAIFNILNKRVENSNWLDLFSGTGAISCEAYNHGARKIIAIEKNKINSKICLKNLFSLENTENRRNDIEVICKDVLKWTKPDYERNLSSRNMDLNKLKFDFVYLDPPYDVDFHELVLNQLFNCNLLKKDSTVICEHSPNLFIKKSTLWETIDVRNYGQSRLTFLINVQHP
- the hisH gene encoding imidazole glycerol phosphate synthase subunit HisH, with product MHKIGLIDYGMGNIHSVTKSLESLGEEIILIKNFNDSKFCKAIILPGVGSFDPAMNNLINTDLITDLKKWIKSGKSFFGICLGLQLLFESSDEGKVKGLGILKGKIQKIPNIVNQRIPHMGWCQLLPTKKNTLFGIEELNNWVYFVHSYHAIPDDSNIIAAQVDYGSEKLTAMIENDNLLACQFHPEKSGKTGEKLLRRWLSNIQ
- the trxA gene encoding thioredoxin; translated protein: MSSAPAVTDSSFDKDVLQSDLPVLVDFWAPWCGPCRMVAPVVEEISKDFEGKIKVFKLNTDENPNVASQYGIRSIPTLMIFKGGQKVDTVVGAVPKATLSSTLTKHL
- a CDS encoding GuaB3 family IMP dehydrogenase-related protein, with protein sequence MNIELGLNKKVRRAYGIDEIALVPGNRTLDYDLTDPSWSIGNFKREVPIVASAMDSVVDVNTAVELTKLGSLGVINMEGIQTRYENPDKILNQIASVGKNDFVPLMQKIYSEPVKEGLIVQRINEVKERGGIAAFSGTPQAAIKFKETLNNAKIDLFFLQGTVVSTEHLGMEGKETLNIKDLCQSLNVPVIAGNCVTYEVAKLLMDAGVAGLMVGIGPGAACTSRGVLGIGIPQATAIADCSAARNDYFKESGRYIPIIGDGGIVTGGDICKCLACGADAVMIGSPIAKSSNAPGKGFHWGMATPSPVLPRGTRIEVGSTGSLERIIKGPALLDDGTHNLLGAIRTSMSTLGAKNIKEMQEVEIVIAPSLLTEGKVYQKAQQLGMGK
- the gyrA gene encoding DNA gyrase subunit A, with amino-acid sequence MSDIPDSDNPGLNEDNDRIIQTDLRNEMSRSYLEYAMSVIVGRALPDARDGLKPVHRRILYAMYELGLTSGRPYRKCARVVGEVLGKYHPHGDTAVYDALVRMAQDFSMRMPLIDGHGNFGSVDNDPPAAMRYTESRLKSLTDESLLEDIESETVDFADNFDGSQQEPTVLPARIPQLLLNGSSGIAVGMATNIPPHNLGELINGLKSIIKNPSIEDSELFEIIKGPDFPTGGQILGREGIKETFKTGRGSITMRGVANIDQIKSIGRAEKDAVIITELPFQTNKAALIERIADLVNEKKLEGISDIRDESDRDGMRIVIELKRDAYPQVVLNNLFKLTPLQNNFSANILALVKGEPTTLSLRKMLDVFLDFRVETIRRRTAFLLKKAEERDHIVKGLLLALDAMDEIINLIRSAKDSISAREKLQNDHKLSSIQADAILQMQLRRLTALEADKIKGEHNELTRKINLYQQILNSKERIFEIILEELNKIDERFSSPRKTEILDLGGGLDDIDLIANDRSVVLLTEAGYLKRMPVNDFESTSRGSRGKAGTKTKEDDDVKLFISCNDHDTLLLFSDRGVAYALPAYRVPMSSRTAKGTPSVQLLPIPREEKITSLVAVDSFVNDRYLLMLTKAGFIKRTALSAFSKIRSNGLIAINLEDGDALTWVRLSKEGDSVLIGSKTGMAIHFRLDCNELRPLGRTARGVKSMNLREGDNLVSMDVLTSNLVDQLAKIEDLTEDLDDNVEENSSDGPWVLIASAFGLGKRVPVAQFRLQKRAGMGLRAIKFRINDDQLVCLKVLGQGEELLLVTEKGVIVRTNADKISQQSRAATGVKLQRLDEGDHLSEVVLVPREQIEEKDQNSSIEQN
- the crtL gene encoding lycopene beta cyclase, coding for MEILDILILGSGPAALCLASELAKQDLNIKGISTKSPNEKWENTYGIWASELEELGLESLLSHRWCKTVSFFGDGENKKGDTPTKHNYDYGLINQEAFQNELLKQCKGIEWLNETAKDIKEKNKLSEVICFSGLKITARLVIDASGHKSNFVKRPVQNEIAQQAAYGIVGKFTSPPVNKEQFVLMDFRPNHLNNEEKLSSPSFLYAMDLGNETFFVEETSLASYPALSQENLKKRLYRRLNSKGIEVSEIFHEENCLFPMNLPLPFKKQFVLGFGGAASMVHPASGYMVGSLLRRAPLLAQKLAIFLKDPHLSSLELASKGWEILWPYELTQRHKLYQYGLRRLMSFDESKLRSFFSNFFRLSTNEWVGFLTNTLPLPKLIYVMSKMFINSPLKVKLGMLKLN